From Maniola hyperantus chromosome 21, iAphHyp1.2, whole genome shotgun sequence, the proteins below share one genomic window:
- the Cipc gene encoding uncharacterized protein Cipc codes for MCEKRIRKIKKGSHLARLREARRLQRLQWLASPTPAEEAPAPSAPVPVPVPQAAVDKATQNRVILELAWKTIALMQKNRLIQQKIVALQKETSEFVASVMSNPENRRRYLEHVRLYGAGLITLQPTEGARNFPLKIEPKD; via the coding sequence GATCTCACTTAGCCCGTCTACGTGAGGCCAGGCGCCTTCAAAGGTTGCAATGGTTGGCCTCGCCGACACCGGCCGAGGAAGCTCCGGCACCATCCGCGCCCGTACCCGTCCCGGTACCTCAAGCGGCCGTCGACAAGGCCACCCAAAACCGGGTCATCCTTGAACTAGCGTGGAAAACCATTGCCTTAATGCAAAAAAATAGGCTCATCCAACAGAAAATTGTCGCCCTACAGAAGGAGACTTCTGAATTTGTAGCTTCGGTCATGAGCAATCCTGAGAATCGGCGGCGATACTTGGAACATGTCCGACTATACGGCGCTGGCCTCATTACCTTGCAGCCAACAGAGGGAGCACGGAATTTCCCCTTAAAAATAGAGCCTAAAGATTAA